Genomic segment of Streptomyces zhihengii:
TCATGCATACTCCCGCCCGTCCACGCCGGTCCGGCTCCCGCTGGTGACCGAGGCCCCCAAGGGCGCGGCGGCCGTACCGGCCGGCGGCCCCGGACGGACGGTCGCACCGTCGGACCGCGCACCCGCCCCGAGCCGGTGCGCATGACCGCCTTCCCCCCTTCGAGCCGCCGCCCCGGCGGGCACGGCGCCGAGCGAACCCGGAGCACACAGTGATGACCGCAGCACCCCCCTACGACGTGCTTCTGGTCGAGGACGACGTCGCCGACGCCATGCTCATCGAGGACGCCCTGAGTGCTCACGGCGCGCGGAACCTGACGAAGGTGGAGGACGGCGTCGCGGCGCTGGAGTACCTCCGCGACACGTCGAACCCGCGGCCCGACCTGATCGTGCTCGATCTGAACATGCCCCGGATGAACGGCCGCGAGCTGCTGGCGATCGTGAAGGCGGACGAGAACCTGCGGTCGATCCCGGTGGTGGTGCTGACGACG
This window contains:
- a CDS encoding response regulator; this translates as MTAAPPYDVLLVEDDVADAMLIEDALSAHGARNLTKVEDGVAALEYLRDTSNPRPDLIVLDLNMPRMNGRELLAIVKADENLRSIPVVVLTTSSAPDDVTDAYHHYANAYVTKPVNLDEFERAVQSIDAFYLDTITKPPRS